In the genome of Calditrichota bacterium, the window ACGACAGGATTCGTTAAATGAAATTAACGGCGATAATCGTTCAAATCTTATTATGCTGTCCAAACGGTTTTTAGGTGTTCCATATTTTTGGGGTGGAAAATCTGCTAAAGGGCTTGATTGCTCAGGTTATGTTCAGTTACTTCACAAATTGGTTGGCATTTCTATCCGGCGTGATTCACCAATGCAGTTTGAAGATGCAGTTTTAGTTTCTGAAAATCCTTTAGATGGACAAGTTGGGGATTTATTGTTTTTTGCTGAAGAGGGAAATAGAATTACCCATGTTGCCGTTAAACTATCGGACAGTGAAATAATACATGCCCGCGGGATGGTGCGGATAAACAGCCTTATCCCAGGTGGCAAAGATTTTGATAAATCACTTCTGGATGATTTTGTAGCAGTAAAAACATTTTTAAATGAAAAGTAAAAAGT includes:
- a CDS encoding C40 family peptidase, encoding MEIVYVNVDSANLYREANYRSAIDSQVVLWEKLERIEKEKQFSYVHCEDGYKGWVSNHQICKHDMPIETMKTVTKNHSYIFEKANVLSQVIREVCAGSSIPLEQIKNDMVKTFLPDGKEGWVRQDSLNEINGDNRSNLIMLSKRFLGVPYFWGGKSAKGLDCSGYVQLLHKLVGISIRRDSPMQFEDAVLVSENPLDGQVGDLLFFAEEGNRITHVAVKLSDSEIIHARGMVRINSLIPGGKDFDKSLLDDFVAVKTFLNEK